One stretch of Pectobacterium brasiliense DNA includes these proteins:
- a CDS encoding mandelate racemase family protein: MKIESIDVTVFTYPTRRVSDSAGHSHPGPENQAKMALLTITADDGQKGYAFAPPEVIRPHIVNAFFRKVLIGQNPFDRERLWQDLVHWQRGSANQLTDRALSIVESALWDLQGRVLNMPVHKLLGGYREKVPAYGSTMCGDELEGGLSTPEEYGQFAEKLVQRGYKAIKLHTWMPPVSFAPSPKIDVQACAAVREAVGPDICLMLDGYHWYSRSDALYIGRELQKLDFTWFEEPMEEQSMASYSWLTKSLDIDVIGPESLSGKYFSRADWVKEGACDILRAGVQGVGGLWPCMKVASLAESFGMDCEVHGNGAPNLNVVGAIKNCRWYERGLLHPFLDYDEPAAYLNSIVDPMDREGFVHLPQRPGLGEDINFDWIEEHTLSKE, from the coding sequence GTGAAAATAGAATCAATTGATGTCACCGTCTTCACTTATCCCACACGTCGGGTTTCCGACAGTGCGGGTCATTCACACCCGGGACCTGAAAATCAGGCCAAGATGGCGCTGTTAACCATCACGGCAGATGACGGCCAAAAAGGCTACGCTTTCGCGCCGCCGGAAGTGATTCGTCCTCATATCGTTAATGCTTTCTTCCGCAAAGTGTTGATTGGGCAAAACCCGTTCGACCGTGAGCGCCTGTGGCAGGATCTGGTTCACTGGCAGCGCGGTAGCGCCAACCAACTGACCGATCGCGCGCTGTCGATTGTGGAATCCGCACTGTGGGATCTGCAAGGTCGCGTGCTGAACATGCCTGTGCATAAGCTGCTCGGTGGCTATCGTGAAAAAGTCCCTGCTTACGGCAGCACCATGTGTGGTGACGAGCTGGAAGGCGGCTTATCTACGCCAGAGGAATATGGCCAGTTCGCAGAAAAGCTGGTGCAGCGCGGCTATAAAGCCATCAAGTTGCATACCTGGATGCCGCCGGTTTCATTCGCGCCTAGCCCGAAGATTGACGTACAAGCCTGTGCGGCAGTACGTGAAGCGGTCGGCCCGGATATCTGCCTGATGCTGGATGGTTACCACTGGTACAGCCGCAGCGATGCACTGTACATCGGCCGTGAACTGCAAAAGCTCGATTTCACCTGGTTTGAAGAGCCGATGGAAGAACAGAGCATGGCGTCTTACAGCTGGCTGACCAAGAGTCTGGATATCGATGTTATCGGGCCAGAAAGTCTGTCAGGCAAATACTTCAGCCGTGCTGACTGGGTTAAAGAAGGCGCATGCGACATTTTACGCGCGGGCGTGCAAGGCGTGGGCGGTCTCTGGCCGTGTATGAAAGTCGCGAGCCTGGCGGAATCCTTCGGTATGGACTGCGAAGTTCACGGTAACGGCGCGCCAAACCTCAACGTCGTGGGTGCGATCAAAAACTGCCGCTGGTATGAGCGTGGGCTGCTGCATCCTTTCCTCGATTATGACGAACCTGCTGCTTATCTGAATTCGATTGTCGATCCAATGGACCGCGAGGGCTTTGTGCATCTGCCGCAACGTCCAGGGCTGGGAGAAGATATTAATTTTGACTGGATCGAGGAGCATACCCTAAGTAAAGAATAA
- a CDS encoding ABC transporter substrate-binding protein translates to MKARAILRTLLLGSLCMAATPAILSAKTPDDQLIVGMNMNNMLSLDPAAMTGNEVVGIIVNLYDSLVVLDPANLSNIQPSLAKSWSVSDDGKVITFNLVDNAKFHSGNPVTAQDFAWSMKRLLNLNMAQATTWKSYGFTAENVEKMIRAKDAHTVEIELPKPNDPKLVIYSLATLGSGSVLDSKTVMKHEKNGDWGNGWLTTNEAGSGPFKLDVWQAKDVLRISKVENNWQGDAKMRRVIFRHMTESQALRLMIEKGDIDVASGMSVPDINALKQDKNVVVDEVKKGTLYYVAMSLKNEYFAKPKVREAVRYLIDYDGVNKTVMPGYGFYHQRPIQKGMDATLPDPGYKLDVPRAKALLAEAGYPNGFETTLRVLSDQPFLNLATSVQSTLAQAGIKAKIISGTGNQVYGAMRDRNFDMLVGRGGGGVDPHPHSSLRSVVYNPDNSDEAKLTNFQGWRTSFYDKPLNDMIDQALLEKDPQKQKQMYINVQNRYEELFPAIIPVSQMIDSVVLRKDVKGYVPHPSSTTHLREVYKQR, encoded by the coding sequence ATGAAAGCACGAGCAATACTCCGTACCCTGCTGTTAGGTTCACTCTGCATGGCCGCAACGCCGGCCATTCTATCGGCAAAAACCCCTGACGATCAGCTGATCGTGGGGATGAACATGAACAACATGCTCTCACTTGATCCGGCCGCCATGACCGGTAACGAAGTGGTGGGCATTATCGTCAACCTCTATGACTCGCTGGTGGTGCTGGATCCCGCCAACCTGAGTAACATCCAGCCTTCTCTGGCGAAAAGCTGGAGCGTCAGTGATGATGGTAAGGTCATTACCTTCAATCTGGTGGATAACGCCAAATTCCATTCCGGTAATCCCGTAACGGCGCAAGACTTCGCCTGGTCGATGAAGCGTCTGCTTAACCTCAATATGGCACAGGCCACGACGTGGAAATCCTACGGCTTCACCGCGGAAAACGTGGAGAAAATGATCCGTGCCAAAGATGCTCACACCGTTGAAATCGAACTGCCAAAACCGAACGATCCAAAACTGGTGATCTACTCGCTGGCGACGCTGGGTAGCGGCTCGGTACTGGATAGCAAAACGGTGATGAAGCATGAGAAAAACGGCGACTGGGGTAATGGCTGGCTGACCACGAACGAAGCCGGTTCCGGCCCATTCAAGCTGGACGTGTGGCAGGCGAAAGATGTGCTGCGCATCAGCAAAGTTGAGAACAACTGGCAGGGCGACGCGAAAATGCGTCGCGTGATTTTCCGTCACATGACTGAATCACAGGCGCTGCGCCTGATGATTGAAAAAGGCGATATTGACGTTGCCTCTGGCATGTCGGTGCCGGATATCAATGCATTGAAACAAGATAAAAACGTTGTGGTTGATGAGGTGAAAAAAGGCACGTTGTACTACGTTGCCATGAGCTTGAAAAATGAATACTTCGCCAAACCGAAAGTGCGCGAAGCGGTTCGTTACCTGATTGATTACGATGGTGTCAATAAGACGGTGATGCCTGGCTATGGTTTCTATCATCAGCGCCCTATCCAGAAAGGAATGGATGCGACGCTGCCGGATCCTGGCTACAAGCTGGATGTGCCACGCGCCAAGGCACTGCTGGCCGAAGCGGGCTACCCGAATGGATTTGAAACCACGCTGCGTGTTTTGTCCGATCAGCCGTTCCTGAATCTGGCGACATCGGTACAGTCCACGCTGGCACAGGCGGGCATCAAAGCCAAAATCATCTCCGGCACCGGTAATCAGGTTTACGGCGCAATGCGCGATCGTAACTTCGATATGCTGGTCGGCCGCGGCGGTGGCGGCGTCGATCCGCATCCTCACTCCAGCCTGCGTTCTGTTGTCTATAACCCGGATAACAGCGACGAAGCCAAACTGACCAACTTCCAGGGCTGGCGCACGTCTTTCTACGATAAGCCTCTGAACGACATGATCGATCAGGCGCTATTGGAGAAAGACCCTCAGAAACAGAAGCAGATGTATATCAACGTGCAGAATCGCTATGAAGAACTGTTCCCGGCCATCATTCCGGTGTCGCAGATGATCGATTCTGTGGTGTTGCGTAAGGACGTGAAAGGCTATGTGCCACATCCGTCTTCTACGACGCATCTGCGTGAGGTGTATAAGCAGCGCTAG
- a CDS encoding ABC transporter permease, with protein MVFSDWIKPGGVLRRLAKRLFQVVVTLFGLLILTFVIGRVMPIDPVLAIVGQDADQSTYQQVYQQLGLDKPLYVQFFIYFNSLMHGDLGNALLTGRPVVDDIIRVFPATIELATMAIIVGAGLGVPLGVLAAARRGKWADYVVRFISLAGYSTPIFWVGMMGLLVFYAWLNWVGGAGRVDMAYDGLVENRTGLLLVDSLLAGEWDVFRSALNHLVLPATILGFHSLAYISRMTRSFMLAQLSQEYIITARVKGLSEFRVVWAHAFRNILVQLLTVVALAYGSLLEGAVLIETVFSWPGFGSYLTGSLLLGDMNAVMGCVLLVGLIFVTLNLLSDMLYQIFDPRTNA; from the coding sequence ATGGTTTTCTCTGATTGGATCAAGCCGGGTGGAGTACTGCGTCGTTTGGCAAAACGTCTGTTTCAGGTCGTCGTCACGCTGTTCGGGTTATTAATCCTGACTTTCGTGATCGGCCGCGTGATGCCAATCGATCCAGTCCTGGCTATTGTCGGACAGGATGCCGACCAAAGTACCTATCAACAGGTTTACCAGCAACTGGGGTTGGATAAGCCACTGTATGTGCAGTTCTTTATTTACTTCAATTCATTGATGCACGGGGATTTGGGCAATGCCCTCCTGACTGGGCGACCGGTCGTGGATGACATTATCCGGGTTTTCCCTGCCACCATCGAGCTTGCCACCATGGCGATTATCGTCGGTGCCGGTCTGGGCGTGCCATTAGGCGTGTTGGCTGCGGCGCGACGCGGCAAGTGGGCGGATTATGTGGTGCGTTTTATCAGTCTGGCCGGTTATTCCACGCCAATATTCTGGGTCGGGATGATGGGGCTGTTGGTGTTCTACGCCTGGCTGAACTGGGTGGGCGGTGCCGGACGGGTTGATATGGCTTACGACGGTCTGGTGGAGAACCGTACCGGCCTGCTGCTGGTGGATTCGCTACTGGCGGGTGAGTGGGATGTGTTCCGCAGCGCGCTGAACCATCTGGTGTTGCCAGCCACGATTCTCGGTTTCCACTCGCTGGCCTATATCAGCCGTATGACGCGTAGCTTCATGCTGGCGCAGCTTTCACAGGAATACATCATTACCGCGCGAGTGAAAGGACTGTCTGAGTTCCGCGTTGTCTGGGCGCACGCGTTTCGCAATATTCTGGTTCAGCTTCTGACGGTGGTGGCGCTGGCGTATGGCTCGCTGCTGGAAGGGGCAGTACTGATCGAAACGGTCTTCTCATGGCCTGGCTTTGGTTCCTATCTGACAGGCAGCCTGCTGCTGGGGGATATGAACGCGGTTATGGGATGTGTGCTGCTAGTCGGGTTGATCTTCGTGACGCTTAACCTGCTGTCGGACATGTTGTATCAAATCTTTGATCCGAGGACGAACGCATGA
- a CDS encoding ABC transporter permease, with protein sequence MRTPPEKRVSRLRLRGARIGGFLLTMMRNPLTAIGSAIVLMLVLVAIFAPWIATHDPLVQDLANSLQAPSAAHYFGTDEFGRDVFSRLVYGSRITLYIVALVSVTVGPIGLALGVISGYYGGIVDTILMRITDIFISFPSLVLALAFVAALGPGLDHVVIAITLTAWPPIARLARAETLSLRHADFVSAVKLQGASSIRILLHHIVPLCLPSVIIRITMNMAGIILTAAGLGFLGLGAQPPDPEWGAMISAGRRYMMECWWLVTIPGLAILINSLAFNFLGDGLRDILDPRTE encoded by the coding sequence ATGCGGACACCGCCGGAAAAACGTGTGAGCCGCCTGCGGCTTCGCGGTGCGCGAATCGGCGGGTTTCTGTTGACGATGATGCGCAACCCGCTGACCGCGATTGGTTCTGCGATTGTGCTGATGTTGGTTCTGGTCGCCATTTTTGCCCCGTGGATCGCCACGCACGATCCGCTGGTACAGGATTTGGCTAACTCGCTACAGGCCCCGAGTGCGGCGCATTACTTTGGCACCGATGAGTTTGGGCGCGATGTGTTTAGTCGTCTGGTCTATGGTTCACGCATCACGCTGTATATCGTTGCGCTGGTGTCGGTAACCGTGGGGCCTATTGGGCTGGCGCTGGGTGTGATCTCTGGGTATTACGGCGGCATCGTCGATACCATTTTGATGCGTATCACCGATATCTTCATCTCTTTCCCTAGTCTGGTGTTGGCGCTGGCGTTCGTTGCGGCACTCGGTCCCGGTCTGGATCATGTGGTAATCGCGATTACGCTGACGGCCTGGCCGCCGATTGCCCGTCTGGCAAGGGCGGAAACGCTGTCGCTGCGTCACGCGGACTTTGTGTCTGCCGTGAAGCTGCAAGGTGCATCCTCTATCCGTATCCTGCTGCACCACATTGTGCCACTGTGCCTGCCGTCGGTGATTATTCGTATCACCATGAATATGGCGGGCATCATTCTGACTGCGGCGGGTCTGGGCTTTCTGGGGTTGGGGGCACAGCCGCCCGATCCTGAATGGGGCGCGATGATCTCTGCAGGTCGTCGTTACATGATGGAGTGCTGGTGGTTAGTAACTATTCCGGGGCTGGCGATTTTGATTAACAGCCTGGCGTTCAACTTCCTTGGAGACGGCCTACGTGACATCCTCGATCCCAGAACTGAATAA
- a CDS encoding ABC transporter ATP-binding protein, producing MTSSIPELNKSSQRVPGSSPLMEVENLRVSFVNRGAVTDAVRGVSFSLGCEKLAIVGESGSGKSTVGRALLQLHPHSARITADKLRFGDTDLLKADEARMRQIRGKRISMIMQDPKYSLNPVVCVGDQIAEAYLAHHKVSHREAKAKVMAMLDVVRIRQPERVYNLYPHEISGGQGQRIMIAMMLITEPEIVIADEPTSALDVSVRLQVLAMLDDLVSERGLGLIFISHDINLVRSFCDRVLVMYAGRVVESIAAADLDNAQHPYTRGLLNSLPDIDHRRPRLPVMNRDPAWING from the coding sequence GTGACATCCTCGATCCCAGAACTGAATAAGTCTTCTCAACGTGTGCCGGGAAGCTCGCCCCTGATGGAAGTGGAAAATCTGCGGGTAAGCTTCGTGAACCGTGGTGCCGTGACGGATGCCGTGCGCGGCGTCTCCTTCTCATTAGGCTGTGAAAAGCTGGCCATTGTCGGCGAATCCGGCTCCGGTAAATCGACGGTCGGCCGTGCGCTGCTGCAACTGCATCCGCACAGCGCGCGGATTACGGCGGATAAACTGCGCTTCGGCGATACCGATCTGCTGAAAGCGGATGAGGCGCGGATGCGTCAGATTCGCGGCAAGCGCATCTCCATGATTATGCAGGATCCAAAATATTCGCTGAACCCGGTGGTGTGCGTCGGCGATCAGATTGCCGAAGCCTATCTGGCGCACCATAAAGTGTCGCACCGCGAGGCGAAAGCAAAGGTCATGGCGATGCTGGACGTGGTACGTATTCGCCAGCCAGAGCGCGTCTACAATCTGTACCCTCATGAAATCTCGGGTGGGCAGGGGCAGCGCATCATGATTGCGATGATGCTGATTACTGAACCTGAAATCGTGATTGCCGATGAACCGACCTCCGCACTGGATGTGTCCGTGCGTCTACAGGTGCTGGCAATGCTGGACGATCTGGTCAGCGAGCGCGGTCTGGGGCTGATTTTCATCAGTCACGATATCAATCTGGTACGCAGCTTCTGCGATCGGGTGCTGGTGATGTATGCCGGACGCGTCGTGGAGTCCATTGCCGCCGCCGATCTGGATAACGCGCAGCATCCTTATACGCGTGGGTTGCTGAATTCGCTGCCGGATATCGACCATCGACGCCCGCGTTTGCCGGTGATGAATCGCGATCCAGCCTGGATCAATGGATAA
- a CDS encoding ABC transporter ATP-binding protein, producing MIEVSNLNLSFGQGSTANQVLYDVNLTVNDGDIFGLVGESGSGKTTVLKCLAGLFNHWEGTLHIDGKKLAHRIDQARCRRVQMVFQDPYGSLHPRHTVESILEEPLSIHRFDDRDDRIDTLLEKVGLGTHFRRRYPHQLSGGQRQRVAIARALILEPRVLLLDEPTSALDVSVQAEILNLLTELQQQEKLTYLMVTHDLGVISHLCHKVAVMQYGKILETLETDDLTSDVPKDAYTSMLVDASRQYSRDLAVRSERMG from the coding sequence ATGATCGAAGTGAGTAACCTGAATCTCTCTTTTGGGCAGGGCAGCACGGCGAATCAGGTGTTGTACGATGTGAACCTTACCGTCAACGATGGCGATATCTTTGGTCTGGTAGGGGAATCGGGTTCCGGTAAAACCACGGTGCTGAAGTGCCTGGCCGGGCTTTTTAATCATTGGGAAGGCACGCTGCATATTGACGGGAAGAAACTTGCACACCGAATCGATCAGGCGCGCTGTCGCCGAGTGCAGATGGTGTTTCAGGATCCGTACGGATCGCTGCATCCCCGTCATACCGTAGAGTCGATTCTGGAAGAGCCGCTGTCGATCCATCGCTTTGACGATCGTGACGATCGTATCGATACCTTGCTGGAGAAAGTGGGGCTGGGAACGCATTTCCGTCGCCGCTATCCGCACCAGCTTTCGGGTGGACAGCGTCAGCGTGTGGCGATTGCCCGAGCGCTGATTCTGGAACCGAGAGTGCTGCTGCTGGATGAGCCGACGTCGGCGCTGGATGTGTCGGTGCAGGCGGAAATTCTCAACCTTCTGACGGAGTTGCAGCAGCAGGAAAAGCTGACCTATCTGATGGTGACACATGACTTGGGCGTGATTTCCCACCTGTGCCATAAAGTAGCGGTGATGCAATACGGGAAGATACTGGAAACGTTGGAAACCGACGACCTGACCAGCGATGTACCGAAGGACGCGTATACCTCCATGCTGGTGGACGCCAGCCGTCAGTACAGCCGCGATTTGGCGGTGCGTTCGGAGCGTATGGGCTAG
- the ppiA gene encoding peptidylprolyl isomerase A: protein MFKRTLVAAAALISLTAFSPAFAASDTTTRVLLTTSAGNIELSLDNQKAPVSVKNFVEYVNNGFYNGTTFHRVIPGFMVQGGGFSGEMSQKATNAPIKNEADNGLRNQRGTIAMARTSDKDSATSQFFINVADNAFLDHGQRDFGYAVFGKVVKGMDVVDKISQVPTKNVGPYQNVPTTPVVIQSAKVLP, encoded by the coding sequence ATGTTCAAACGTACTCTGGTTGCTGCGGCAGCCCTTATTTCACTGACGGCATTTTCTCCTGCCTTTGCGGCTTCCGACACCACCACGCGCGTGCTGTTGACGACGTCTGCGGGCAATATCGAACTGTCTTTAGATAATCAAAAGGCACCGGTTTCGGTAAAAAATTTCGTCGAGTACGTTAACAACGGTTTTTATAACGGGACGACGTTTCACCGTGTGATCCCTGGCTTTATGGTGCAGGGCGGCGGCTTTTCTGGCGAAATGAGCCAAAAGGCGACGAACGCGCCGATCAAGAATGAAGCCGATAATGGTTTACGTAACCAGCGCGGCACAATCGCGATGGCACGCACGTCTGATAAAGACAGTGCAACCAGTCAGTTCTTTATCAACGTCGCGGATAACGCGTTCCTCGATCACGGCCAGCGTGATTTTGGCTACGCCGTGTTCGGTAAAGTCGTGAAGGGCATGGACGTCGTGGATAAGATCTCTCAGGTGCCAACGAAAAACGTCGGGCCTTATCAGAACGTACCGACTACGCCAGTGGTGATTCAGTCTGCCAAAGTGCTGCCCTGA
- the pelZ gene encoding pectate lyase PelZ, producing MKRSLLFAALFSTGLVFSVGVPMASAATPAAPELKGFGTDTVAGSGGRIIRVTTLASSGAGSLREALAAKGPRIIVFEVGGIIDLNKSDLRLTEPFVTIAGQTAPSPGITIIRGGMGISTHDVLMQHIRFRIGDAGTGKKSGFERDVSINGKDAYNVVIDHSSFAWGTDENLSISGPRYDGTQGTAHRITLSNNIVAEGLYDSAHTKGIHSMGTLVHDNVTDVSIVGSLYAHNNERNAWFKAGSTGVMVNNLIYNPGIWGLRVGGVAKEWEGKTMPASPRVSVAGNVMHYGANTKAGLGLVGSNSSGDVWMSDNLAYDAKGKAAPQTSGSGINLLKVSPIWPAGLTASPASAVTNQVLQSAGARPKDRDAVDKRIVENFKQRKGGFVNSQEDVGGYPVATATYRQLNVPSTGVDAWLQQMAKALE from the coding sequence ATGAAACGTTCTCTTCTGTTCGCCGCACTGTTCAGCACTGGCTTAGTATTCAGTGTTGGCGTACCGATGGCTAGCGCCGCCACTCCGGCAGCACCAGAGTTGAAAGGATTCGGAACGGATACAGTTGCAGGCAGCGGTGGACGCATTATTCGCGTCACAACGCTGGCCTCTTCTGGGGCGGGTTCACTCAGGGAAGCGCTGGCCGCCAAAGGGCCACGCATTATCGTTTTTGAGGTTGGCGGCATTATCGACCTGAATAAAAGTGACCTCCGGTTAACTGAGCCGTTTGTCACCATTGCCGGTCAGACCGCTCCCTCTCCCGGTATCACCATCATTCGCGGCGGAATGGGGATCAGCACCCATGATGTGCTCATGCAGCATATTCGTTTTCGCATCGGCGATGCCGGTACGGGTAAAAAAAGCGGCTTTGAACGCGATGTTTCCATCAACGGCAAAGATGCCTACAACGTCGTGATCGACCATTCTAGCTTCGCCTGGGGTACGGACGAAAACCTGTCTATTTCCGGCCCACGCTATGACGGGACGCAGGGCACGGCGCACCGCATCACACTCTCGAATAATATCGTTGCTGAAGGCCTATACGATTCGGCTCACACCAAAGGTATTCACTCAATGGGGACGCTGGTTCACGATAACGTGACTGACGTATCGATTGTGGGCAGCCTCTATGCGCACAACAACGAGCGTAATGCCTGGTTCAAGGCTGGTTCTACGGGCGTCATGGTCAATAACCTGATCTACAACCCCGGCATCTGGGGGCTTCGCGTTGGTGGAGTAGCAAAAGAGTGGGAAGGGAAAACCATGCCTGCCAGCCCACGCGTCTCCGTCGCAGGTAACGTGATGCACTACGGCGCGAATACCAAAGCAGGTTTAGGATTGGTAGGAAGCAACAGCTCCGGCGATGTCTGGATGTCAGATAACCTCGCGTACGATGCCAAGGGCAAAGCCGCACCGCAAACGTCAGGCAGCGGAATTAATTTACTCAAAGTGTCCCCTATTTGGCCTGCGGGCTTAACGGCATCACCGGCCAGCGCCGTCACCAATCAGGTACTGCAAAGCGCAGGCGCACGCCCTAAAGATCGTGATGCCGTTGATAAACGTATCGTGGAGAATTTCAAACAGCGGAAAGGTGGCTTCGTGAATAGTCAGGAAGACGTCGGCGGCTATCCCGTTGCAACAGCGACCTACCGTCAGTTGAACGTGCCGAGCACCGGCGTGGATGCCTGGCTACAGCAGATGGCAAAAGCGCTGGAATAA
- the pelC gene encoding pectate lyase PelC, with amino-acid sequence MKYLLPSAAAGLLLLAAQPTMAANTGGYATTDGGDVAGAVKKTARSMQDIIDIIEAAKLDSNGKKVKGGAYPLVITYNGNEDALIKAAENDICGQWKKDARGVEIKEFTKGITIIGTNGSSANFGIWLTKSSDIVIRNMRFGYMPGGAQDGDAIRIDNTPNVWIDHNEIFAKNFECAGTKDGDTTFESAIDIKKASTNVTVSYNYIHGIKKVGLSGFSSSDTGRDLTYHHNIYDDVNARLPLQRGGKVHAYNNLYTGITSSGLNVRQNGIALIERNWFENAKNPVTSRYDGSNFGTWDLRNNNVMSPADFAKYNITWDKDSKPYVNAEDWKSTGTFPSLPYSYSTVSPQCVKDKLANYAGVNKNLAVLTAANCN; translated from the coding sequence ATGAAATACCTACTGCCTTCTGCAGCCGCTGGGCTGTTATTGCTTGCGGCCCAACCAACGATGGCGGCAAATACGGGGGGTTATGCTACCACTGATGGTGGTGACGTTGCCGGTGCCGTGAAAAAAACGGCGCGCTCCATGCAAGATATTATTGATATCATCGAAGCCGCGAAGCTGGATTCCAATGGAAAGAAAGTCAAAGGTGGCGCTTACCCGCTCGTCATCACCTATAACGGTAATGAAGACGCGCTGATCAAAGCCGCAGAGAACGATATCTGTGGTCAGTGGAAGAAAGACGCCCGCGGTGTAGAAATCAAAGAGTTCACCAAAGGGATTACCATCATCGGAACCAATGGATCGTCCGCCAACTTCGGGATCTGGCTGACGAAATCATCCGATATCGTCATCCGTAACATGCGTTTTGGCTACATGCCGGGCGGCGCACAGGATGGTGATGCCATTCGTATCGATAACACGCCGAACGTCTGGATTGACCACAACGAGATCTTCGCGAAAAACTTTGAATGCGCAGGCACAAAAGACGGTGACACCACATTCGAATCGGCGATTGATATCAAGAAAGCCTCAACCAACGTGACGGTATCGTACAACTACATTCACGGCATCAAAAAAGTGGGGCTGAGCGGCTTCAGCAGCAGCGATACGGGCCGTGACCTGACTTACCATCACAATATTTACGACGACGTTAACGCTCGCCTCCCGCTGCAACGTGGCGGTAAAGTTCACGCCTATAACAACCTGTATACTGGAATCACCAGTTCTGGCCTGAACGTGCGCCAGAATGGGATTGCGCTGATCGAACGTAACTGGTTCGAGAATGCGAAAAACCCGGTGACCTCGCGTTACGACGGTTCCAACTTCGGTACCTGGGATCTGCGTAATAACAACGTCATGAGCCCGGCTGACTTCGCGAAATACAACATCACCTGGGATAAAGATTCCAAGCCTTACGTGAATGCTGAAGACTGGAAGAGCACAGGCACGTTCCCTTCTCTTCCTTACAGCTACTCTACCGTTTCACCACAGTGCGTGAAGGACAAACTGGCGAACTATGCTGGCGTGAACAAAAACCTTGCCGTGCTGACAGCTGCAAATTGCAACTAA